The Bacteroidales bacterium DNA segment CTTCCGGATGGGATCCCGGCAGTGATTCAGTGGTAAGGGTACTGATGGAAGCCCTGGCTCCTAAAGGTATCACATATACCAATTTCGGGCCGGGCATGAGTATGGGGCATACAGTGGCAGCAAAATCAAAAAAAGGCGTAAAAAACGCGCTTTCGATGACTATTCCCACGGGAACAGGGGTACATCGCCGTATGGTTTATATCGAGCTGGAAGATGGTGTCGATTTCTCATCTGTTGAAAATGCCATCAAAACCGATGCTTATTTCGCCAGTGATCACACAGTAGTTACACAGGTAGATAGTGTTGACGCCCTCCTGGATATGGGACATGGAGTATTGATGGAACGTAAAGGCGTTTCAGGCATTACGCAAAACCAGTTGTTCGAATTCCGGATGAAAATCAATAACCCTGCCCTTACGGCACAGATCATGGTGGCCTGTGGACGTGCAACCCTTCGCCAACGACCGGGAGCATATACCATGCCGGAAGTACCGGTAATGGATTTGTTACATGGAGATAGAGAAACACTTGTCAAAAAGCTGGTGTAGATACTTAAGAAGTCAGCATACACATCAAAAAAGGAATCTGAAAAGATTCCTTTTTTATTTTTATATGGTGTAATATCAAGTCAAAATCAATAGGTTATACCAGGGAAATCTTTTCTGGCCTGTTCCAATTGTTGATTACGTCTTTCCGAGCTTCCGAATGCATTATCGGCCAGGCTAGCAAGATCAGCTTTTGCTGCACCGCTCCAGAAGTGTACGAACTCACCCCAGTTCATTCTCCGGTCATACACTTTGGTATTTCCGTCCATTTTGGTTGGAAAGTGCTCCGACAGTAATTTGAAAAAGCGGTTCAACACCTCACTTTTTCCATAATCCTCCCATATGGGATAAAACCAGTTTTTGAACCATTGCGTCCCTGCCTGGGGAAAATCATCAGAACCTGTCTGCATCATATCATACCAGCGTTTCGCGTGCCGGTTCATTCCCAGACCGACATATACGTCATAAATATATATCTCCATCCATTTACTATCACGCCATATAGGAAAAGCAGGAGATTCTCGGATACCATTACCGGCACCTTCTACAATGTGTCCTATTTCATGGATAATAATATCCATATCGTTTCCTGTCCTGGATATCCAGGCCTGTTTGTTCAGGGAACCACAATCAATCGTATTCCTGTGATCGTGACTGGCATCCAGATAGGTGGCAGGATGTCCCCCACTATATTTTCCGGTATGGAAAATAGCATATAAGCGTCCCTCTTCGCCAAAGGATCCGTATACTTTTTTGGTATAGGTCCACACATTCCTGACAAAAGAAAAAGGCCAGTCCATGGAAGTATCTACATCATCGTCATAATAAACAGCAACCTGATCATCATAATATACCCTTTTTACCAACTGGTCATGTTCGAACCAATGTTCCTTCCAGGTCAACGGAGGAGCCGGCGGCATAACGATACCTTCACTTTCCATATACTCCGACCACAGATCATCAATATTTTTACCTGTCAGTTCCGACCAGATATTGTTGGTATAAGTGTGGTCACGCATCACAATATCCAGTTGATCGATGATCTTTTTGTGCTTTTTCTCCAACCAGACAAAAAAACGGGCAGTGACCCGGTAGGCATTGGTATAATGTTGCCCGGTCCTGACATCCGGAAGCGTCCACCCGGCTTTTTCATTATTTACACCATACTTATAACGGACATAATCAGCGATACCTTCCGTCAGCCACATAGGACCCGGAGTCCTTCCATAAGCCTGGACAATGTGCATCACTTCATGCGTTACCACATCGATATCCTCAGGGTTCTTCTTAAACCAGGCTGAAGAATATACTACCCTGTC contains these protein-coding regions:
- a CDS encoding basic secretory family protein; amino-acid sequence: MMNIRFIFLCAVWMLTCSSFPEVFGNQTSVSRDSISRKGLTLIFINKDASFDQQVKQKMEETFFEVYPQLVKRFNRNAVKKVTFIIDPDYNGVAATSSDRVVYSSAWFKKNPEDIDVVTHEVMHIVQAYGRTPGPMWLTEGIADYVRYKYGVNNEKAGWTLPDVRTGQHYTNAYRVTARFFVWLEKKHKKIIDQLDIVMRDHTYTNNIWSELTGKNIDDLWSEYMESEGIVMPPAPPLTWKEHWFEHDQLVKRVYYDDQVAVYYDDDVDTSMDWPFSFVRNVWTYTKKVYGSFGEEGRLYAIFHTGKYSGGHPATYLDASHDHRNTIDCGSLNKQAWISRTGNDMDIIIHEIGHIVEGAGNGIRESPAFPIWRDSKWMEIYIYDVYVGLGMNRHAKRWYDMMQTGSDDFPQAGTQWFKNWFYPIWEDYGKSEVLNRFFKLLSEHFPTKMDGNTKVYDRRMNWGEFVHFWSGAAKADLASLADNAFGSSERRNQQLEQARKDFPGITY
- a CDS encoding diaminopimelate dehydrogenase gives rise to the protein MTKIRVAVVGYGNIGKYSVEAIQAAPDMELAGVIRRKDSLGTAIPVELTGIPVVADVKELGKVDVALLCGPTRSIPETATQYIAMGINTVDSFDIHGEALWNLRKQLEEAGKKHNTVSIISSGWDPGSDSVVRVLMEALAPKGITYTNFGPGMSMGHTVAAKSKKGVKNALSMTIPTGTGVHRRMVYIELEDGVDFSSVENAIKTDAYFASDHTVVTQVDSVDALLDMGHGVLMERKGVSGITQNQLFEFRMKINNPALTAQIMVACGRATLRQRPGAYTMPEVPVMDLLHGDRETLVKKLV